The following coding sequences lie in one Terriglobales bacterium genomic window:
- the cyaY gene encoding iron donor protein CyaY, with product MDDQEFRKRAESALESLKTALIAAEGDAEMEVEEQGGALHISFEGPEGRFVISPNSAARQIWISALSTSFKLDWSDSTGDWVLPRSGERLKPLVGRLINQQLGAEKVSL from the coding sequence ATGGACGACCAGGAATTCCGCAAGCGCGCCGAGAGCGCGCTCGAATCGTTGAAGACCGCGCTCATCGCCGCTGAAGGCGACGCCGAGATGGAAGTGGAAGAGCAGGGCGGCGCGCTGCACATCAGCTTCGAGGGGCCCGAAGGCAGGTTCGTGATCTCGCCCAACTCCGCCGCGCGGCAGATCTGGATTTCGGCGCTCTCCACCAGCTTCAAGCTGGATTGGTCCGATTCCACCGGCGACTGGGTGCTGCCGAGGTCCGGTGAGCGACTGAAGCCGCTCGTCGGAAGGTTGATCAATCAGCAATTGGGCGCGGAAAAAGTTTCCCTCTGA